One region of Faecalibacter bovis genomic DNA includes:
- a CDS encoding EamA family transporter: MQNKDLLKGVLFVGLGASFYGMLATFVKLAYGEGYSTAEVTASQFILGILILLVINGIMYINGKNNVPFQGNDRIKLLIAGSSLGLTSLFYYIAVQYINVSIAIVLLMQTVWISILVETIITKTFPSSKKLIAMVIVLVGTAMATNLIGQDVDLDWKGIFWGFLAACSFTTTMFTANGIANYLPPYKKTLYMVLGGGVLVTIFCFFTQLGPHYLPEFMNYKAILGDDFIVDKSFDFSIFFKWGFALALFGTVLPPILLNLGFPKTGLGLGSIISSVELPVSVMMAFILLSEQVLFIQWAGIILILTAIIYMNFDQVFKRKEIQ; this comes from the coding sequence ATGCAGAATAAAGACCTTTTAAAAGGCGTATTATTCGTGGGATTAGGAGCAAGTTTTTACGGCATGCTCGCTACTTTCGTGAAATTAGCCTACGGTGAAGGATATTCAACAGCAGAAGTCACAGCATCTCAATTTATTTTAGGTATTTTAATTTTATTGGTAATCAACGGAATAATGTACATTAATGGAAAAAACAATGTACCATTCCAAGGTAACGATAGAATTAAACTATTAATAGCTGGTAGCTCGTTAGGATTAACGAGTCTGTTTTACTACATCGCTGTACAATACATTAATGTTTCAATTGCAATTGTATTATTGATGCAAACGGTTTGGATTAGTATTTTGGTTGAAACCATAATTACTAAAACATTTCCGTCGTCAAAAAAATTAATTGCTATGGTAATTGTTTTGGTCGGAACAGCTATGGCAACTAATCTTATTGGACAAGATGTTGATTTGGATTGGAAAGGAATTTTCTGGGGATTTTTAGCCGCATGTTCATTCACAACAACCATGTTTACAGCGAACGGAATTGCAAACTATTTACCACCTTACAAAAAAACGTTGTATATGGTTTTAGGAGGTGGAGTTTTGGTTACAATATTTTGTTTTTTCACACAATTAGGTCCTCATTATCTTCCAGAATTTATGAATTATAAAGCAATTTTAGGAGATGATTTTATTGTTGACAAATCGTTCGATTTTTCAATATTCTTTAAATGGGGATTTGCACTTGCTTTATTTGGAACAGTCTTACCTCCTATTTTATTAAATTTAGGTTTCCCAAAAACTGGATTAGGATTAGGAAGTATTATATCTTCGGTAGAACTTCCAGTTTCTGTAATGATGGCATTTATTTTATTAAGTGAACAAGTTTTATTTATACAATGGGCTGGAATTATTTTAATTCTGACTGCTATTATTTACATGAATTTTGATCAAGTATTTAAAAGAAAAGAAATACAATAA
- a CDS encoding N-acetylornithine carbamoyltransferase: MKQFTSVNDVENIDELLKTALEIKANPFAQQEVGKNKTVGLIFFNPSLRTRLSSIKAAYNLGANAWVLNAGADSWTLEMGDGTVMDGDSQEHITEAIQVMSAYCDVLGVRTFPKLVDRDEDYQELMFNKVKSLSSVPVVSLESATLHPLQSFADLITIAEKTGYTPGVKPEKKVKVVMTWAPHPRRLPQAVPNSFAEWFSKVDWVDFTVVHPKGLELDPKFTEGATIMYDQDEALKDADFVYAKNWSSYENYGQANEGDKDWQVTMEKMNLTNNGKFMHCLPVRRNVVVSDEVLDSDVSIVIDEATNRIYSAQTVFHEILKNK, encoded by the coding sequence ATGAAACAATTCACGTCAGTTAATGATGTAGAAAACATCGACGAATTATTAAAAACAGCCTTAGAAATTAAAGCTAATCCATTCGCTCAACAAGAAGTAGGTAAAAACAAAACTGTCGGTTTAATTTTCTTTAATCCAAGTTTACGTACACGTTTAAGTTCTATCAAAGCGGCTTATAACTTAGGTGCTAACGCTTGGGTATTAAATGCAGGTGCAGATTCTTGGACATTAGAAATGGGAGATGGAACCGTGATGGATGGAGATTCTCAAGAGCATATTACAGAAGCAATTCAAGTTATGAGTGCTTATTGTGATGTTTTAGGTGTTCGTACATTCCCAAAATTAGTTGATCGTGACGAAGATTACCAAGAATTGATGTTTAATAAAGTTAAATCATTATCATCAGTTCCTGTCGTTTCATTAGAAAGTGCAACTTTACACCCTTTACAATCTTTTGCAGATTTAATTACAATTGCAGAAAAAACAGGCTATACACCAGGTGTAAAACCAGAGAAAAAAGTAAAAGTTGTTATGACTTGGGCTCCACATCCGCGCCGTTTACCACAAGCTGTTCCAAATTCGTTTGCAGAATGGTTTTCTAAAGTAGATTGGGTAGATTTTACAGTTGTTCACCCAAAAGGTTTAGAATTGGATCCAAAATTTACAGAAGGTGCAACAATTATGTATGACCAAGATGAAGCATTAAAAGATGCAGATTTTGTTTATGCGAAAAACTGGTCTTCTTACGAAAACTACGGTCAAGCAAATGAAGGGGATAAAGATTGGCAAGTGACAATGGAAAAAATGAATTTAACGAACAACGGAAAATTCATGCATTGTTTACCAGTTCGTCGTAATGTTGTTGTTTCTGACGAAGTTTTAGATTCTGATGTTTCAATTGTAATCGATGAAGCTACAAATCGTATCTATTCTGCTCAAACCGTTTTCCACGAAATTTTAAAGAATAAATAA
- a CDS encoding pyruvate carboxylase — MSQKLFNETEVVIKKLMVANRGEIAIRVLRAASEMRIRTVAIYTHEDRFSMHRFKADESYQIGSDDQPLKPYLDVEEIIRVAKENDVDAIHPGYGFLSENVTFAKRCREEGIIFVGPQPEVMEQLGDKIAAKNIAKSINVPVIEDAILSANDIDKIDEIAAKIGFPIILKAAAGGGGRGMRVVRQIEDVKQAFNEASNEAFKAFGDGTIFIEKFIDQPKHIEVQLLADNHGNIVHLFERDCSVQRRFQKVVEIAPAPNLPQKSKDAVYEYALKIAKAVNYNNAGTVEFLVDQNNDVYFIEVNPRIQVEHTVTEEITGIDIVRSQLLIAQGVTLDDPRIHIKSQEDLKINGFAIQCRITTEDPEQDFKPDYGTLIAYRNAAGFGIRLDEGSAYQGMKISPFFDSMIVKVTASGRTLSGTTQRLLRALSEFRVRGVATNILFLEKVLGHEIFRKGECTVNFIGDHPELFKIKKMRDSSTKVLKYLADIKINQHPDVKIYDPNKEFRKPIIPTFDSLKPYPKGSKDLLNELGREEFLKQIRNDKQIYFTDTTYRDAHQSLVATRVRTKDILAASGSFAQNNPGIFSAEVWGGATFDVALRFLHECPWERLQLLRKSMPNVLLQMLFRGSNAVGYSAYPRNIVQKFIEEAAENGIDIFRIFDSLNNLESMLPAIEFVSKNTQAIAQPSLCYTGDVLREGNYKYNLSYYTDLAKRLEDAGAHMLAIKDMAGLLKPQAAEVLIPALREAVSIPIALHTHDTAGTQIATYLKALEAGIDSIDCSLASFSGTTAQPNLNSMVALLQGTERENKSINLEALNEHSNYWENVREMYYPFESDLKSSTAEVYNNEIPGGQYSNLRQQAEGVGLGDKISTIKKNYSNVNNLFGDIVKVTPSSKVVGDMALFMTANNLTPEDVLDETKNHSFPASVIGFFNGDLGVPYGGFPEKLRQIVLKNEKEIGEPQAQILPDVDLEQATKEFNEKYPNSSSLDFLSYQMFPKVYDEYYNHKNTYGDVSQLPTPAFFYPMKQGEEVQIKLRQGKVIHVKLLYVSKPDEEGIRTITYELNGGQRTVKVKDKNVTSTKAVHAKVTNPENEIGAPLQGSLSQILVKEGDIVESGSPLFFVEAMKMESTISSPKVAKVKRVVLSVGTLVDQNDLVIELEDL; from the coding sequence ATGTCACAAAAACTATTTAACGAAACTGAAGTTGTCATTAAAAAATTAATGGTAGCTAATAGAGGTGAAATTGCAATACGTGTATTACGTGCAGCCTCTGAAATGCGAATCAGAACTGTTGCAATTTACACTCATGAAGATCGTTTTTCTATGCATCGATTTAAAGCAGATGAATCTTATCAAATTGGATCAGATGATCAGCCTTTAAAACCTTATTTAGATGTAGAAGAAATCATTAGAGTTGCAAAAGAAAATGATGTAGATGCCATACATCCAGGTTATGGTTTCTTGAGTGAGAATGTAACTTTTGCAAAACGTTGCCGTGAAGAAGGAATAATATTCGTTGGTCCACAACCTGAAGTTATGGAACAATTAGGTGATAAAATTGCGGCCAAGAATATTGCGAAATCTATTAATGTTCCAGTCATAGAAGATGCAATTTTATCTGCAAATGATATTGATAAAATTGATGAAATCGCTGCAAAAATCGGTTTTCCAATTATCTTAAAAGCTGCTGCTGGTGGCGGTGGACGTGGAATGCGAGTTGTAAGACAAATTGAAGATGTAAAACAAGCATTTAACGAAGCTTCAAATGAAGCGTTTAAAGCTTTTGGTGATGGTACAATTTTTATTGAAAAATTTATCGATCAACCCAAGCATATCGAAGTACAATTATTAGCAGATAATCACGGTAATATTGTCCACTTATTTGAAAGAGATTGTTCGGTACAAAGACGTTTTCAAAAAGTTGTTGAAATTGCTCCAGCTCCCAATTTACCTCAAAAATCGAAAGATGCAGTTTATGAATATGCTTTAAAAATTGCAAAAGCAGTAAACTACAATAATGCAGGAACAGTTGAATTTTTAGTTGACCAAAACAATGATGTTTATTTTATAGAAGTTAACCCAAGAATTCAAGTTGAGCATACGGTTACAGAAGAAATTACAGGAATCGATATTGTTCGTAGCCAATTACTAATTGCGCAAGGTGTAACGTTGGATGATCCTCGAATTCATATCAAATCACAAGAAGATTTAAAAATAAATGGTTTTGCAATTCAATGTCGTATTACGACTGAAGATCCGGAGCAAGATTTTAAACCAGATTATGGAACTTTAATCGCTTATCGAAATGCAGCAGGTTTCGGAATCAGATTAGATGAGGGAAGCGCTTACCAAGGCATGAAAATCTCACCTTTCTTCGATTCTATGATCGTGAAAGTTACTGCAAGCGGACGAACTTTATCAGGAACTACGCAACGTTTATTACGTGCATTATCTGAATTTAGAGTTCGTGGTGTAGCAACCAATATCTTATTTTTAGAAAAGGTTTTAGGACATGAAATTTTCAGAAAAGGTGAATGTACCGTAAACTTTATCGGTGATCATCCTGAATTGTTTAAAATCAAAAAAATGAGAGATAGTTCGACTAAAGTATTAAAATATTTAGCCGACATCAAAATCAATCAACATCCGGATGTAAAAATTTATGATCCAAATAAAGAATTTAGAAAACCAATTATCCCAACATTTGATTCATTAAAACCTTATCCTAAAGGTTCAAAAGATTTATTAAATGAATTAGGTCGCGAAGAATTCTTGAAACAAATCCGTAACGATAAACAAATTTATTTTACAGATACTACTTACCGTGATGCACATCAATCTTTAGTTGCAACTCGTGTTCGTACCAAAGATATTTTGGCTGCATCTGGAAGTTTTGCACAAAACAATCCTGGAATATTTTCAGCTGAAGTTTGGGGAGGAGCCACATTTGATGTTGCGCTACGCTTTTTACACGAATGTCCTTGGGAACGATTACAGCTACTAAGAAAATCGATGCCAAATGTATTATTACAAATGCTTTTCCGTGGTAGTAATGCTGTTGGTTATTCAGCTTATCCAAGAAATATTGTTCAGAAATTTATAGAAGAAGCAGCTGAAAATGGAATTGATATTTTTAGAATTTTTGATTCTTTAAATAATTTAGAATCTATGTTACCTGCGATTGAATTTGTTTCTAAAAATACACAAGCAATTGCTCAACCATCTTTATGTTATACAGGAGATGTTTTACGCGAAGGAAATTACAAGTATAATTTATCTTATTATACAGATTTAGCGAAGCGTTTAGAGGATGCTGGCGCACATATGTTGGCTATAAAAGATATGGCTGGTTTGTTAAAACCACAAGCTGCAGAAGTTTTAATTCCTGCTTTACGAGAAGCCGTTTCTATTCCAATTGCACTTCATACGCATGATACGGCAGGAACACAAATTGCTACTTATTTAAAAGCTTTAGAAGCTGGTATCGATAGTATTGATTGTTCGTTAGCATCATTTAGTGGAACAACAGCGCAACCAAATCTAAATTCGATGGTTGCATTATTACAAGGTACTGAAAGAGAAAATAAATCAATCAATCTTGAGGCATTAAATGAACATAGTAATTATTGGGAAAATGTTCGAGAAATGTATTATCCATTCGAGTCTGATTTGAAATCTTCTACAGCTGAAGTTTATAACAATGAAATTCCTGGTGGGCAATATTCTAATTTAAGACAACAAGCTGAAGGAGTTGGTTTAGGTGATAAAATATCTACTATTAAAAAGAATTATTCGAACGTTAATAATTTATTTGGAGACATTGTAAAAGTAACTCCAAGTAGTAAAGTTGTTGGAGATATGGCGTTATTTATGACAGCCAATAATTTAACTCCGGAAGATGTTTTAGATGAAACAAAAAATCATTCTTTTCCAGCATCTGTAATTGGTTTCTTCAATGGAGATTTAGGTGTACCTTACGGTGGATTTCCTGAAAAATTAAGACAAATTGTCTTAAAAAATGAAAAAGAAATTGGCGAACCTCAAGCTCAGATTTTACCTGATGTCGATTTAGAACAAGCGACAAAAGAATTTAATGAAAAATATCCAAATAGTTCTTCATTAGATTTCTTATCATACCAAATGTTTCCTAAGGTTTATGACGAATATTATAATCATAAAAATACCTACGGAGACGTTTCACAATTACCTACTCCTGCATTCTTCTATCCGATGAAACAAGGAGAAGAAGTTCAAATTAAATTACGTCAAGGAAAGGTTATTCATGTAAAATTATTATATGTTTCAAAACCTGATGAAGAAGGAATTAGAACGATTACATACGAACTAAACGGAGGTCAAAGGACAGTTAAAGTAAAAGATAAAAATGTAACTTCTACAAAAGCTGTTCACGCAAAAGTAACTAATCCTGAAAATGAAATTGGTGCTCCTTTACAAGGTAGTTTATCACAGATTTTAGTGAAAGAAGGCGATATTGTAGAAAGTGGTTCTCCTCTATTCTTCGTTGAAGCTATGAAGATGGAAAGTACTATTTCTTCTCCAAAAGTTGCTAAAGTAAAACGAGTGGTTTTATCTGTCGGAACTTTAGTAGATCAAAACGATTTAGTTATCGAATTAGAAGATTTATAA
- a CDS encoding sulfite exporter TauE/SafE family protein, whose translation MEFDLILLLCSVAFFAGFVDSIVGGGGLIQTPLSLALLPHYPVATIIGSLKIPAFTGTAIATSQYLKKIKIQWKLFAIMAIVAFVAAFLGSRLLLLVDNDFMKPLLFVVLIALFIYTIFKKDFGQAKAGKIEKKESIIKGILIAFVIGMYDGFIGPATGTFFIVAFVTLIRMDFLQASATAKLVNLATNFGSICLFLISGKIIWAIAIPMAISNGIGGFLGAKFAIAKGNTFIRYIFIFVILLSICRFGYEIFSSKI comes from the coding sequence TTGGAATTTGACCTTATTCTTCTACTCTGCTCCGTTGCTTTTTTTGCCGGATTTGTAGATTCTATAGTTGGCGGTGGCGGATTAATCCAAACACCTTTATCACTCGCATTATTACCTCATTATCCAGTAGCTACCATAATTGGTTCCTTAAAAATTCCTGCGTTTACAGGTACTGCAATAGCAACTTCTCAATACTTAAAAAAAATAAAGATTCAATGGAAACTCTTTGCAATTATGGCAATTGTAGCTTTCGTTGCAGCCTTTTTAGGTTCAAGATTATTATTGTTAGTGGATAATGATTTTATGAAACCCTTGCTTTTTGTGGTATTAATTGCACTTTTTATCTACACTATTTTCAAGAAAGATTTTGGTCAAGCCAAAGCTGGTAAAATCGAAAAGAAGGAAAGTATTATTAAAGGTATTTTGATTGCATTTGTGATTGGAATGTATGATGGATTTATTGGACCTGCAACCGGAACTTTTTTTATAGTTGCTTTCGTAACTTTAATCCGAATGGATTTTCTACAAGCATCTGCTACAGCCAAACTTGTAAATCTTGCTACAAATTTTGGTTCGATATGTTTATTTTTAATTTCAGGTAAAATAATTTGGGCGATTGCAATTCCGATGGCAATTTCTAATGGAATTGGTGGATTTTTAGGTGCTAAATTTGCAATCGCAAAAGGAAATACGTTTATTCGTTATATATTTATCTTTGTAATATTATTATCAATTTGTCGATTTGGTTATGAAATCTTTAGCTCTAAAATATAG
- a CDS encoding alpha/beta fold hydrolase — MQTLNQITIPVWPLEDNTIVNNVSVTYRQYGLPIGTAPVILINHSLNGDSDCMFHWDGVIGQNKAIDLAEYTVICIDIPGNEVAKEIKYDHLPFDKITGRDVAVLFWLTLFELEIEELFAVIGADLGGGISWEMTTIFPKRVSNLIPIASSPVTEDWLVKEPIAKNEYIKSIFYSIDISRNRHHVLEVAQLIQSNIHVIYVKNDSNYNKKELRRFYTKLNEVKKNVKFYELDEIEDTIYLKQNIEEVDKVVDGILEKEYINNVA; from the coding sequence ATGCAAACATTAAATCAGATCACAATCCCAGTATGGCCATTAGAGGATAATACAATTGTAAATAATGTATCGGTAACTTATCGTCAGTATGGTTTACCAATCGGAACGGCACCTGTAATTTTGATCAATCACTCGTTAAACGGTGATTCGGATTGTATGTTTCATTGGGATGGAGTAATTGGGCAAAACAAAGCGATTGATTTGGCTGAATATACAGTAATTTGTATTGATATTCCTGGAAATGAAGTTGCCAAAGAAATTAAATATGACCATTTACCATTCGATAAAATTACAGGTAGAGATGTTGCTGTATTGTTTTGGTTAACTTTATTCGAGTTAGAAATTGAAGAATTATTCGCAGTAATTGGTGCCGATTTAGGTGGCGGAATTTCTTGGGAAATGACAACTATTTTTCCTAAACGTGTTTCAAACTTAATCCCAATTGCTAGTTCACCAGTAACTGAAGATTGGTTAGTGAAAGAGCCTATTGCGAAAAACGAATATATTAAATCTATCTTTTATAGCATTGATATTAGCCGAAACAGACATCATGTATTGGAAGTTGCACAATTAATTCAATCTAATATCCACGTGATTTATGTGAAAAATGATTCTAATTACAATAAAAAAGAATTGAGAAGATTTTATACAAAACTTAATGAAGTGAAGAAAAATGTAAAGTTTTATGAGTTAGATGAGATTGAGGATACAATTTATTTAAAACAAAATATAGAAGAAGTAGACAAAGTGGTAGACGGAATTTTAGAAAAAGAATATATTAATAATGTAGCATAA
- a CDS encoding YCF48-related protein produces the protein MNKKLLSLLTVAFASFAFGQYETQNINVPLQYAAPQVISIVDANTLWSTVRDGSGNGTYPRFATVTTNGGQTWASKAISAPSNALISDIHGVDGQNAFVVTAPASGSGAANGLYKTTNGGTNWSKITGVFGNASFGNIVHFFNAQTGLVIGDPVNNKYEMYKTTDGGNTWSVLSTAPTPLIADEYGYVGGKIGFGNSLWLTSNTGRILHTTDFGATWNSYVGGPVDDFSGENSNASMSFSSESYGLLVDNIGFLWFTEDAGANWDIKETTGYYNGDIKYIPGSNANYITTGISTTSPLGIGSSYTNDGGNTWVSIDADDQRGQIAAYDCSNIWVGQFTSDAAGTGGILKLAEPVPGCSLSTTETNVVKAELKAVVSNGVLNIVTNKDIKDVVVGDMSAKSILTSTKKEVNVSQLKSGVYYARVAYADGSLGTVKFVVK, from the coding sequence ATGAATAAAAAATTACTTTCGTTACTTACGGTAGCTTTCGCTTCGTTTGCATTTGGACAATATGAAACACAAAATATTAATGTTCCTTTACAGTACGCAGCTCCACAAGTTATTTCTATTGTAGATGCTAATACATTATGGTCTACAGTACGTGATGGTTCTGGAAATGGAACTTACCCTCGTTTTGCAACTGTTACTACTAATGGTGGTCAAACTTGGGCTTCAAAAGCAATATCAGCTCCATCAAATGCTTTAATTTCAGATATCCACGGTGTAGATGGTCAAAATGCTTTCGTTGTTACAGCTCCAGCTTCTGGTAGTGGTGCAGCAAACGGTTTATACAAAACTACAAATGGAGGTACAAACTGGTCTAAAATTACAGGAGTTTTCGGAAATGCATCTTTTGGTAACATCGTTCATTTCTTTAACGCTCAAACAGGATTAGTTATTGGAGATCCAGTTAATAATAAATACGAAATGTATAAAACGACTGATGGTGGTAACACTTGGTCTGTATTATCTACTGCTCCAACTCCTTTAATCGCTGACGAATACGGTTATGTTGGTGGTAAAATTGGTTTCGGAAATAGCTTATGGTTAACTTCTAATACAGGTCGTATTTTACATACAACAGATTTTGGAGCAACATGGAATTCTTACGTAGGTGGTCCAGTTGATGATTTCTCAGGAGAAAATTCTAATGCTTCTATGTCATTCTCAAGTGAATCTTACGGTTTATTAGTAGATAACATTGGTTTCTTATGGTTTACAGAAGACGCAGGTGCTAACTGGGATATTAAAGAAACTACAGGATACTACAACGGTGATATTAAATACATTCCTGGATCTAATGCAAATTATATTACAACAGGTATTAGTACAACTTCACCTTTAGGAATTGGATCTTCTTACACTAACGATGGTGGTAATACATGGGTTTCTATCGATGCTGATGATCAAAGAGGTCAAATTGCTGCTTATGATTGTAGTAATATTTGGGTTGGACAATTTACATCTGACGCAGCAGGTACAGGTGGTATATTAAAATTAGCAGAACCAGTTCCTGGATGTTCTTTAAGTACAACTGAAACAAATGTTGTTAAAGCAGAATTAAAAGCGGTTGTTTCTAACGGAGTTTTAAACATCGTAACTAACAAAGACATCAAAGATGTTGTAGTTGGTGATATGTCTGCAAAATCAATTTTAACTTCAACTAAAAAAGAAGTTAATGTTTCTCAATTAAAATCAGGAGTTTACTACGCTCGTGTAGCTTACGCTGATGGTTCTTTAGGAACAGTTAAATTTGTAGTTAAATAA
- a CDS encoding aldo/keto reductase codes for MIKNFVLNNSNEIPAIGFGTWQIDEGENAYQAVKTALEKGYTHIDTAAVYGNEVSVGKAIKDSGIARENLFVTTKLWNDMRGYENAKKAFQISLDKLGLEYIDLYLLHWPANETQFPEDWQKINEESWKALEDLQKEGKVKAIGVSNFMVNHLEALLENATVVPAVNQIEFHPGFTQPEVVELCKNNNILVQAWSPLGSGRILQDETLKLIAEKHNVSVGQVCIKFAIQQGVLPLPKSENPTNIENNLLVDFELSQEEIEQLSNLDETGFSGLNPGNINF; via the coding sequence ATGATAAAAAATTTTGTTTTAAATAATTCAAACGAAATCCCAGCAATAGGATTTGGAACTTGGCAAATTGATGAAGGAGAAAATGCCTATCAAGCTGTGAAAACAGCTTTGGAAAAAGGCTACACACATATTGATACTGCTGCAGTTTATGGGAATGAAGTGAGTGTTGGAAAAGCAATTAAAGACAGTGGAATTGCGCGCGAAAATCTTTTTGTTACAACAAAATTGTGGAACGATATGCGAGGATATGAAAATGCAAAAAAAGCATTTCAAATTTCGCTTGATAAATTAGGTTTAGAATACATTGACTTATATCTTTTGCATTGGCCTGCAAATGAAACTCAGTTTCCTGAGGATTGGCAAAAAATAAATGAAGAATCGTGGAAAGCCTTAGAAGATTTGCAAAAAGAAGGTAAAGTAAAAGCAATTGGTGTAAGTAATTTTATGGTCAATCATTTGGAAGCTTTACTAGAAAATGCAACTGTTGTTCCTGCAGTGAACCAAATTGAATTCCATCCTGGATTTACACAACCAGAAGTTGTAGAATTATGTAAGAATAATAATATTTTAGTTCAAGCTTGGTCTCCGTTAGGTTCTGGAAGAATTCTACAAGACGAAACTTTAAAATTAATTGCTGAAAAGCATAATGTTTCGGTTGGACAAGTTTGTATAAAATTTGCAATTCAGCAAGGCGTATTACCTCTACCAAAATCGGAAAACCCAACAAATATTGAAAATAATTTATTGGTTGATTTTGAATTATCACAAGAAGAAATTGAACAATTATCTAATTTAGATGAAACTGGATTTTCTGGCTTGAATCCCGGAAATATTAATTTCTAA
- a CDS encoding DUF1569 domain-containing protein — protein sequence MKANIDQTSEIINLLKSLPLDKQPVWGIMTPQHMVEHLIVSMKMSNGGFIIPCRTPKEMIPKYKEVVLNPDIEMERGIKAGGMEGLLDLRYPTMDAAIEKLQSEIEKFHEYFQSNPGILMMNPVVDEIGYEDWKIFHNKHFTHHFKQFELI from the coding sequence ATGAAAGCTAATATTGATCAAACATCAGAAATTATTAATTTATTAAAATCATTACCATTAGATAAACAGCCGGTTTGGGGAATTATGACGCCACAACACATGGTTGAACATTTAATAGTTTCGATGAAAATGTCAAACGGTGGTTTTATTATTCCGTGTCGCACACCCAAAGAAATGATTCCGAAATATAAAGAAGTCGTTTTGAATCCAGATATTGAAATGGAAAGAGGGATAAAAGCTGGCGGAATGGAAGGTTTATTAGACTTACGTTATCCAACGATGGATGCTGCAATTGAAAAGCTACAAAGTGAAATAGAAAAATTTCACGAATATTTTCAGTCAAATCCAGGTATATTAATGATGAATCCTGTAGTTGATGAAATTGGTTATGAAGATTGGAAAATTTTTCACAATAAACACTTTACACATCATTTCAAGCAATTTGAATTGATTTAA
- a CDS encoding 2OG-Fe(II) oxygenase — translation MEEFTLNPIYEKIIDDISENKFSISDNFFSTEETTLLRNYVIEQNTEDGFHQAAIGNSQNEKIVKSIRGDKIKWIDEANKNDVEEVFFKKVNDFISYLNRTCYMGIEESEFHYAAYTEGTFYQRHVDAFKNDDRRTLSMVFYLNDEDWKDEYGGQLALYLPNEDGSERELNILPVAGRMAIFDSKTIPHEVKKVKQTRYSITGWLKTRAKNGF, via the coding sequence ATGGAAGAATTTACATTAAACCCAATTTACGAAAAGATAATTGATGATATATCAGAAAATAAATTTTCTATTTCGGATAATTTTTTTTCAACTGAGGAAACAACATTACTACGTAATTACGTAATCGAACAAAATACAGAAGACGGTTTTCATCAAGCTGCAATCGGGAATTCTCAAAATGAAAAGATTGTGAAATCAATTCGTGGTGATAAAATTAAATGGATTGACGAAGCGAATAAAAATGACGTTGAGGAAGTATTTTTTAAAAAAGTAAACGATTTTATTTCATATTTAAATCGTACGTGCTATATGGGAATTGAGGAAAGTGAGTTTCATTACGCTGCCTATACAGAAGGGACTTTTTACCAACGTCATGTAGATGCTTTTAAAAATGATGATCGTAGAACTTTATCAATGGTTTTTTATTTGAACGACGAGGATTGGAAGGATGAATATGGTGGACAGTTAGCATTATATTTACCAAACGAAGATGGGTCTGAACGTGAATTAAATATCCTGCCAGTTGCGGGAAGAATGGCAATTTTTGATAGTAAAACCATTCCACACGAAGTAAAAAAAGTAAAGCAAACGCGTTATAGTATTACTGGTTGGTTGAAAACAAGAGCCAAAAATGGATTTTAA
- a CDS encoding deoxynucleoside kinase, whose product MHIAIAGNIGAGKTTLTNLLAKQYNWTPQFEDVEHNPYLDDFYNDMEKWAFNLQIYFLGSRFNQVKEIRESGKDIIQDRTIYEDAHIFASNLNDMGLLSTRDYNNYLRVFNLMTSFVEAPDLLIYLKASIPTLVKQIQKRGRDYENSISIDYLSRLNEKYDKWTSNYTEGKILIIDVDDLDFVENKEDLGYIFNRIDAEINGLFKG is encoded by the coding sequence ATGCATATCGCCATCGCCGGAAATATTGGAGCAGGTAAAACTACTCTTACAAATCTTTTAGCTAAGCAATATAATTGGACACCCCAATTTGAAGATGTTGAACACAACCCTTATCTTGATGATTTCTACAATGATATGGAAAAATGGGCTTTTAACTTACAGATTTATTTCTTAGGTAGCCGTTTTAATCAAGTAAAAGAAATTAGAGAAAGTGGTAAAGACATTATTCAGGATCGTACGATTTACGAAGATGCACACATTTTCGCAAGTAACTTGAACGATATGGGATTGTTGTCAACTCGTGACTATAACAATTATTTACGTGTTTTTAATTTGATGACTTCATTCGTTGAAGCGCCAGATTTATTAATTTATTTAAAGGCATCTATTCCAACTTTGGTAAAACAAATCCAAAAACGTGGACGTGATTATGAAAACTCTATCAGTATTGATTATTTAAGCAGATTAAATGAAAAATATGATAAATGGACTTCTAACTATACAGAAGGAAAAATCTTAATTATAGATGTTGATGATTTAGATTTCGTTGAAAATAAAGAAGATTTAGGCTATATTTTTAACAGAATTGATGCAGAAATAAACGGATTATTTAAAGGCTAA